One window of the Dreissena polymorpha isolate Duluth1 chromosome 5, UMN_Dpol_1.0, whole genome shotgun sequence genome contains the following:
- the LOC127881660 gene encoding RIB43A-like with coiled-coils protein 2: MYKLDLPVDYKEAAAIERRRNMEEQRKSRIFNAKSRTIGVDVQALQQQIKDKQQQESYERRRGEAFAADAIRNDKISQLLEKRQETDIIELNRALNEFRSLHQQPDSRREFDLYDPDYLKKDKPARVSDDDPRCGISSIQKFEGEDLNSKARNKYQQEQLREWSIEQQRERDQARRNQQQADHLYELKMRELDQRAMELQSAEEECRRNINLATTDYNNALARERSERERLHKQQELDDNMTEIANHVFGDVLTENPAVAQSAFGPHRVITDRWKGMSPQQLEDIRKQQEKQRLEKERLAQEQNLRDLEHDRQRLANARAAMLLEREQERKREELQRRLADENRRLAQEQTSHKDYLDKEVYTNPPTAAYFGQFNTSTR; encoded by the exons atgtaTAAATTGGATTTGCCGGTTGACTATAAAGAAGCCGCCGCAATCGAGCGGCGGCGTAATATGGAAGAACAAAGAAAATCAagaatatttaatgcaaaatcTAGGACAATTGGG GTTGATGTTCAAGCTCTCCAACaacaaataaaagataaacagCAACAGGAAAGCTATGAAAGAAGAAGAGGAGAGGCATTCG CTGCTGATGCTATCCGAAATGATAAAATTTCACAACTTCTGGAAAAACGTCAAGAGACAGATATAATAGAACTTAATAGAGCTCTGAATGAGTTCCGTAGTTTACACCAACAGCCAGACAGCCGAAGAGAGTTTGATTTGTATGACCCTGACTACCTCAAAAAAGACAAGCCAGCAAGAGTTAGCGATGATGATCCCAGATGTGGAATATCCAGTATACAGAAATTTGAAG GTGAGGACCTGAACAGCAAGGCCCGGAACAAGTACCAACAAGAGCAGCTAAGGGAATGGTCCATCGAGCAACAGAGGGAGAGGGACCAGGCTCGCAGAAATCAGCAACAAGCCGACCATCTCTATGAGCTCAAGATGCGTGAACTGGACCAGAGAGCCATGGAACTGCAGTCTGCTGAAGAGGAGTGCAGGAGGAACATCAATTTGGCAACAACTGATTATAATAATGCATTG GCAAGAGAAAGGTCCGAAAGGGAACGACTACATAAGCAGCAGGAGCTGGATGACAACATGACCGAGATTGCCAACCATGTGTTTGGAGATGTGCTCACTGAGAACCCAGCAGTGGCCCAGAGCGCGTTCGGCCCTCACAGGGTGATCACAGACCGCTGGAAGGGCATGAGCCCACAGCAGCTGGAGGATATCCGCAAGCAGCAAGAGAAACAGAGGCTCGAAAAAGAG CGCCTGGCACAAGAACAGAACCTTCGTGACCTTGAACACGATCGTCAGCGTCTTGCCAACGCACGTGCTGCCATGCTTCTGGAGCGGGAACAGGAGCGTAAACGCGAGGAACTCCAGCGCCGCCTTGCGGACGAAAACCGCCGGCTTGCCCAGGAACAAACCTCCCACAAGGATTATCTGGACAAAGAGGTTTACACCAACCCACCAACAGCTGCTTACTTTGGTCAATTCAACACCTCTACACGATAA